The window TCAGCGCCGCCGGGATGTCCTGGGCCCGGACCGGCTCGTAGCTCCACTTCACGTACGGCTGGGCCAGTTCGGTAGCGCGGACGCTGGTCAGTCGGGGTTCGATCAGCAGCATCTCGCGGGCCTGCTGGCCGGCGGTGACGATCAACGGGGTCTTGTTGTGCCAGGCGGTGATCAGGTTGCCCATGGCGTTCCCGGTGCCGGGGGCGGTGTGCAGGTTGACGTGCGCCGGTTCTCCGGTCGCCTGGGCGTACCCGTCGGCCATCGCCACCGCGGACGCCTCCTGGAGCGCGAGGACGTAGCTGAAGTCGTCCGGAAAGTGGCCGAGGAACGGCTCCTCGGTCGAACCGGGGTTGCCGAACACGGTGGTCAGCCCGAGTTGGCGCAGCAGGTCGTACGTCGCGTCCCGGACCGTCGCCATGGGCACACCTCCCCCCGTCCGAGCCGGTCTACCCGCGTTCACGGCTTTTATCCCGCCGGATGGCACCCTTCCCGGCACCCGCCCCATCGGGTACCGATCACACCCGCGGCGGGAGCTGCCCGCATCGATCATGCCCAGAGGCCGGCGGCGATGTCTCGCCCCGAAGTCGGGGGCGCGCCCAACCCCGGGGGATCGAGGATGATCACCGTGGATCCGGGGCCGGCTGCCGTACCGCCCCCGACCTGCTCCGACCGGGAGCATCGGGGTTGGTCCGGTGTGGACGGGCGGGGTCAGGGCGCGCGGCAACCCCGCTACTGAGCCATAATCCCGACACAAGCAACCAACCGAAGGATGTGTGGTGCCTGTGTTACGCAAGCGTCGATTCCGGTCGATATGGATGCTGCTCGCGCCGGTGCTGGTCGCCGGTCTCGCCTTCGTCCCCGCCGGTCCGGCCAACGCGGTCGCGAATGGCGTCGACGTTCCGAACGGTCTCTACCGGTTCGCGGTCAAGCTGACCATGACCGGCATCCCGACCGCCGACGGCGGGCGCCGCAACAGCGCCTGCTCGGGCGCCCTTGTCCAACAGAGGTGGATCATCACCGCCGGCCACTGCTTCCGGGACCTCAACGGCGTACGGGTGGAACGCACCCTGGCCGACGAGACCCTCGCCACCGTCGGGCGGGCCGACATGTCGTCCTCGATCGGCGAGGAGGCGGAGGTGATCACGGTTCGTCAGCACCCCGAGCGGGACCTGGCACTGGTCCGGCTCGACCGCCAGATCACCACCATCGCGCCGCTCGCACTGAGCCTGCGCCCGCCGGCACCCGGTGAGGTGGTCCGGCTGACCGGTTTCGGCTCCATCCAGGGCACCAACCCGGTCCCGTCCAACCGGCTCCGCACCGGCGAGTTCACCGTCACGTCCATTGCCGGGCCGACCATCGGCATGACCGGCCTGGCCCCGTTCCCCGACACCAGCGCCTGCGCGTACGACTCGGGTGCCCCGTACTTCCGGGACAACCAGCGCGGGGTGCGCAGCCTCGTCTCGATCGAGAGCGGCGGGCCGACCTGTCCGCACGCCCTCGAGGAGACCACCGTCCGGGTCGACAACATCACCGGCTGGATCAAGGGCATCATCAACGCCGGCTGACACCCGGCAGCCGCCCCGACGCCCTTGATCGTCGGTTGTCGCGCCGGGCACCCGCCGTGCGGGTTTCCACCGGTAACCGACGATCAGGGTGTCCGGGTTCAGAAGTAGTTCGGGTAGAGGTTCGTCGTCGGCCAGGTGGTCACCTTGGCCGAGGCCGCCCACAGCAGCGGGTCGATCTCGGGGTACGCCAGACCCGACGCATCGTCGCGCTGGTTGAACAGCACCGCCCAACTCCGCCCCTGGTACGTCCGGACCAGCAGCGAGTACGTTCCCGGCATGCTGCCGGTGTGCCAGGTGTTGCGGCCGGTCCCGCCGGTGGTGACCGGGCGGACCTGCCAGCCCAGCCCGTAGTACCAGCCGGCCGGGTCGACCCCGATCCCGCCGGGAACGGCCCAGACCCGCCCCAGCGAGGTGCTGTTCAGCACCGGACCGGCGGCGTCGAAGGCCGACGCCCAGCGCACCAGGTCCACCGCCGACCCGATCCAGCCACCGTTGGCGTCCTGCAACCGCATGCTGAACGCCCCGTACGGCGCGGCCACGGTGGCCCCGGTCTCGTTCAACACCGTCGGGCCGGTGTACTGGGAGCGGTAACGCACCTCACCGGCGTGCGGGGCGATGCTCCAACCCTGGGCCATCCGGGTGATGCCCAGCGGGGCGAGAAGCTTCTGCTGCACGTACATGGCGTAGGGCAGGCCGCTGACCGCCTCGATCACCCGACCGGCCGACTGGTAGCCGAAATTGCTGTACGCGACCCTCGTACCGGGGTCGTGTTGCAG of the Micromonospora sp. NBC_01796 genome contains:
- a CDS encoding S1 family peptidase, producing the protein MLLAPVLVAGLAFVPAGPANAVANGVDVPNGLYRFAVKLTMTGIPTADGGRRNSACSGALVQQRWIITAGHCFRDLNGVRVERTLADETLATVGRADMSSSIGEEAEVITVRQHPERDLALVRLDRQITTIAPLALSLRPPAPGEVVRLTGFGSIQGTNPVPSNRLRTGEFTVTSIAGPTIGMTGLAPFPDTSACAYDSGAPYFRDNQRGVRSLVSIESGGPTCPHALEETTVRVDNITGWIKGIINAG
- a CDS encoding serine hydrolase domain-containing protein; this translates as MRRTGLDRRTFGKLIGAAGAGTLTGGALVTAPARAAAPTWKVTGTAVTALKSFDDTMKSFMQARNISAGQLAVTHQGRLVLARGYSYSDDPAQTVAPTSLFRIASLSKSVTAAALARLAQDGAVALGTPVASLLDLTPPAGQTADPRLSRVTLWQLLQHTGGWDRALAFDPNFADRTISRALGVPMELYPADVIRYMAGQPLQHDPGTRVAYSNFGYQSAGRVIEAVSGLPYAMYVQQKLLAPLGITRMAQGWSIAPHAGEVRYRSQYTGPTVLNETGATVAAPYGAFSMRLQDANGGWIGSAVDLVRWASAFDAAGPVLNSTSLGRVWAVPGGIGVDPAGWYYGLGWQVRPVTTGGTGRNTWHTGSMPGTYSLLVRTYQGRSWAVLFNQRDDASGLAYPEIDPLLWAASAKVTTWPTTNLYPNYF